Part of the Paenibacillus sp. JNUCC32 genome is shown below.
CCGGGCGTCTTAACTTCTTCATTAGGCGGCGGTGTTTCTGATGCTGTCGGCGGCGGCGTTACGCTTTGGCACCCCGCGACAAAAAAAGACGCGGCCAACAATAGAATGAACATGGGTCTCAGAACGGTTTTCAGCTTCACTTGTGAACCCTCCCATTCATGGAAATGTGTTCTCACTTAAGTGCTGAGTATCCGAGTCGAACATCGGTTGTCTGCAAGCGCTTTCTTGATGGATTTATATGTACCTCGGTTCAATCTGAGTACGAATTATTTTTTTTGTCATTTTTATTCAAGCCTCAAGGATTTTTCCATTTGACGTCGAACTTGAATGGACATGGTAATCTAGCGGACGATCCGATACTCTTCAAAGGGGTGGGCCTACTGCCTGTGATCAAAGATGTTTTGCTGCAGCTGTTGTTTGCATTGATGCCTTTTGTTGCATACAACATCTATTACAGAAAACTGACTGTCAACTATTCCCGTAATTTCATCATTGTCATTTGTTCGCTGTGCATGCTGCTGTCCATGACCTTTGCTTCGTCTGTCCAAAGCGGTCTGATCTTTGACGTACGGTATGTCATTATGTTCTTCGGCATGCTGTTCGGAGGGTTCCTGACAGGGGCAATTCTGCTCGTGGAATTTCTAATCTACAGATTGTACATTGGCGGATCCGGCACGATCGACGCCATTATAATCTTGATCTTTACGTTCCCGCTGTCCGTTCTGCTGTCATTCCTGTATCACCGAAGCAAACACAAATTATGGATCATTTTTATAGCCGGCATCAGCTTCTCGGTCCTTCCGCTCCTGGTGCTCTATATAACCAAGCCCGACTACATCATGAATTACTTTGTTTTTAATATTTTAGCCATGCCGGTTCATAACTCGCTCGGGATATGGCTTCTCGTGACCCTGTTTAACAAGTCCGTATCCGACAAGGAGCTTTATCTGCGGTATATCCAGAATGAAAAAGCCGAAGCCGTGAATCATGTCGCCGCCTCCCTTGCCCATGAGGTCCGCAATCCGCTGACCACCGTGCTGGGGTTTCTGCAATTGATCAAAAGCGGCACGTTCCCTCCGGAAAAGACCGAACGATTCCTAGAAATCAGCATGGAGGAAATTCGCCGAACCGAACAGATCTTGTCCGAATACCTCTCGATCAGCAAGCCTCACTTGCCGTTTCAGCAGCGAATCGAGCTTACCGCCCAAATCAAGTCCGTCGTTGAGCTTATGACTTCATATGCCAATATGAGCAACGTCACCCTCAGCACGGACTCTCCCCAGTCGAATCTCTACATTTCGGGGAGTCCCGCAGAGCTCAAGCAGCTGCTGGTCAACTTTATTAAGAATGCGATCGAGGCGTGCAAAGACGTCGACAACGGCATGGTCAACATTACCGTCTATGAAGAAACGGACCAGGTGGCCGTGGAAATCAAGGACAACGGGATCGGCATGACCCCCGAGCAGCTAAGCCGTCTCGGTTCGATCTACTATTCCACCAAAATGAGCGGGACCGGGCTTGGGCTTACCTTCTCCTATCAAGCCATCCGCGCCATGAACGGAAGCGTCTCGGTTCGAAGCTCGCCAAGATCGGGAACCGTGTTTCTCATCACGCTCCCGCGCGCGAAACTGAACCCGTAAGGGATGACGCACGAGGTCCGTTAACGAAAAAGAGAGACGTCTTTCGCAGCGAAAGAGCGTCTCTCTTTTATTGGGCTTGCAGCATAATTTCTTTGGCCTCAAAACTTCTGTTGTTTTTGCTTATGTTCAACGGCTTTTTTAACGTGATGCGGATAAGATCGCCTTCCTTTAGCTCATCCAGCGTGATAGCTCCTCCTCCACTTGCCTTCAGGGAAGTCGATTCGGTGACCAGCACCTCACAGTGGTACCCCTCATCCGTGTGATTCTTCCGGTTACGATTCACTTCGTCGGAGCAGTCCACGGCAATCCTGTCGTCTTCCAGCGAATAAACCGCGGACTCGAACACCGTTACATCACGGGCACATCCCGCCGTAAACAGGAACAGCAGGCACATAAATAGCCTCAGCTTCATACCGCGCCCCCATATACCTGCATAAGCAGTTTTCATTAACATAGAGTGACAGGCAAAACGAGTCATCATTAGGTTTAGTGTAACATCGGCCCATCCATTGCGCTTCAAAAAAAAGCAAGGAGCGGGGAGGATCCCCTGCTCCTTGCGTTACTTTCGTTCATCCATTCTTCCTTACTGGTATTTAGGAAGCCAGTCTCCGTGCGCTTCGATCAAGTCGTCGCACAGGCTCTTGATGTCATCCATGGACAATTCGGCTGCCGTATGCGGATCCAGCATCGCCGCATGATAGATATGCTCCTTCTTGCCGGTTGCCGCGGCTTCCAGCGTCAGCAGCTGGGTGTTGATATTGGTGCGGTTCAGCGCGGCACACTGCGGAGGCAGATCGCCAACATAGGTCGGCGTCACGCCGCTGGCATCGACCAGACACGGAACCTCGACGCAGGCTTCCTTCGGAAGGTTCGTGATCAGTCCCGTATTCATCACATTGCCGCCGATTTTGAACGGTTTATTGGTCTCGATTGCTTCCAAAATGTAGGAGGCATATTCATGGGAACGGTTGTGCTTCAGATCCTGGTTGTTGACCAAATCCTCGCGCATCGCCTTCCAACCCTCGATTTGGTTCACGCAGCGCCGCGGGTATTCATCCAGCGGGATGTTAAAGCGTTCGATCAGCTCCGGATAGTTGCGCTTGATGAAATACGGATGATATTCGGCGTTATGCTCGGACGATTCGGTAATGTAGTAACCGAAGTTCAGCATCATCTCGAGACGGACCATATCATGGTGCTTCTCCTTCTGCTTCTCCGCCGCGCGCTTCTTGATTTCCGGATACAGGTCCACGCCGTCCTTCGTTACCTCAAGCAGCCATGCCATATGGTTGATGCCGGCGATTTTGGCCTGCACGCCTTCCTTGTCTATTCCCAAATTATCGAACAGATGCGGGATGCATGCCTGAACGCTGTGGCACAATCCTACGGTTTGCACGCCGCCCAGCGTGTTCATGGCATTGGTCAGCACTGCCATTGGATTCGTATAGTTGAGGAACAAGGCGTTCGGACAAACCTCCCGCATATCAGCCGCGAAATCCAGCATGACCGGGATGGTGCGGAGGTTGCGGAATATCCCGCCGATTCCCACGGTGTCCGCTATCGTCTGTCTTAGCCCGTATTTCTTCGGAACCTCGAAGTCCGTGATCGTGCACGGGTCATAGCCTCCAACCTGAATCGCGTTAATGACGTATTTTGCTCCGCGAAGCGCTTCCTTGCGATCGCCGTATGATTTTACGACACAGGTGCTGTCGCTGGTTTTCTTTATGTTATTCAGCATGTTCTCCGAGTCTTTCAAACGAACGGGATCAATATCAAACAAAGCAAGTTCAAATCCCTGCAAAGCCGGCGTCTGCATGCAATCACCCAGGACGTTTTTAGCAAATACGGTACTTCCTGCTCCGATGAATGTAATCTTAGACATCAATAAATGCCCTCCTTAAACTTCATAAATTAATACGCTTTCACATGACTAACTATAAGATAATCGGCCTTTTTTGAATATGGAGCAAAACAAGTGCCATATGGACATTTGTCGTGCGATTATGTAATCTAACTCTATCTCATATCCGCTCATCGATCGATTTCGCACACGTTTAAGGAGGAGCCAAAAAGATGTCCATTTTGCCGGACCATACCCTTTACACGATTGGCATGAACCCTTCGCCCGGGGGCCATGACCTGAACATTCTGTTCAGCGGCGAAGGCACGCCCGTACCCCGCCACAAAATCGGGCCCATCATCCATGATTACTGCCTTATTCACACCGTCCTGACAGGCCAAGGCGTGTTCGAATGCGCTGGCACGGTGCATCACTGCCGGGCAGGCGATACCTTCGTGATCCTTCCCGGCGTTCTGTTCAGCTATGAAGCGGACGACCGGAACCCCTGGCACTACAACTGGGTGGCTCTGCAGGAGAAAGGCACCAACCTGCTGCTGGCTGATATGGGCGTTACACCCGTCAGGCCGATTATCCGCTGCACGGAAGAAACCGAACTGAACGCCCTGGCCGAGATGTACCGTCATCTGCGTCTCGGGTTTAACCAATCGGATCACCCTTGGCTGGAGGATCTTCAGGCATCCGGGTGGCTCCGATTGCTTCTCCATAAGCTGGCGATGTTAAACCGCGAGTTTCTTCCGTCGAGCTCCAATGACGTGCCGGATATTGAGCGGGGCGTGAGACAGACGGAGCGCTGGATTTCGACCCAATATCACCAGCAGCTGTCCATAGATCAGATGGCGAAGGCTCTCGGCTATCATCGGGCCCATCTGTCCAAGATGTTCAAACAGCATACGGGCCTTTCGCCCATGCAGTACCTCATGAAGGTACGCATCGAGAAGGCCAAAGCACTCATGAGATCGTCCTTCTCCATCCATGAAATTGCCTCCTCCGTCGGTTTCAACGACGCTCTCTATTTCTCCAAGCAGTTCCGCAAATGGACAGGCATGACCCCCAGCGAATATAAGTACAGCCTGGAAAAAAGCTCGAATAAAACATGATCCTGCAAATGAAAAGAGCTCCCGGCATGAATGCCGGGAGCTCTTCTATAAATAACACAACTGCCTTTTAACTTATGCCTGCGCCTCATACAGCTGGACAATCTCGATAATCGTCTGGACGGCCAGTACCATATTGTCGGCGGACACGTATTCATATCGTCCGTGATAGTTTTCCCCGCCCGTAAAAATGTTCGGTGTCGGCAGGCCCATGTACGACAGTTGGGAACCGTCGGTCCCCCCGCGGATCGGTTCGATGATCGGCTTGATTCCCAGCTTCTCCATCGCGGTCTGCGCGATGTCGACCACTTCTTTGACCGGCTCGATTTTCTCCCGCATATTGTAATATTGGTCTTTCATCTGAAGCACGATCCGCTCGGCTCCATACTTGTCCTGAAGCTCTTCGACGATGGAAGCCAGCTTGGCTTTCCTGCCTTCGAACAGCTCCCGGTCATGGTCGCGGATAATATAACGAAGCTCGGTCACCTCCACATCGCCTTCGATGGAAGTGAGATGAAAGAAGCCTTCATACCCCTCGGTATGTTCAGGCACTTCTTCCGCAGGGAGCATGCCGTTCAGCTCCATGGCGATTTTCGCCGCGTTGACCATTTTTCCCTTGGCCGTTCCGGGATGGACATTCTTGCCTTTGCAAGTCACGAGCGCGGCCGCCGCATTAAAGCTTTCGTATTGCAGCTCTCCCAGCGGCCCCCCGTCCATCGTATACGCGTATTTGGCGCCAAAGGCCTCCACGTCGAATTTATGCGGTCCTCGACCGATCTCTTCGTCGGGCGTGAAGGCCACGCGGATTTTGCCGTGCTTCAGCTCCGGATGCTGGATCAGGTAATTCATCGCCGTCATGATCTCTGCAATGCCCGCTTTATCGTCGGCGCCCAGCAGCGTTGTGCCGTCCGTTGTCACAAGCGTATGTCCTTTGTAACCGCTCAGCTCCGGAAAATCGCGCGGGGAGAGGATCACGTTCTGCGCTTGATTCAAAAAGATGTCTTGTCCGTCATATTGTTCAACGATCCGCGGTTTGACGCCGGCACCCGTAAAATCGGTCGCCGTATCGATATGTGCCAAAAAGCCGATGGTCGGGACGGGTTTATCCGTGTTAGCCGGAAGCGTGGCCATCACATAGCCGTTCTCATCCATGGTGACCTCCTGCATGCCGATGCCCTTCAGCTCGTCCACCAGCAGCCGGCCCAGCGTCAGCTGCCCCGGGGTAGAAGGGCAAGTGTGGCTGTTCTCGTCGGATTGCGTATCCATCTGCGCATAGGTAATGAGTCTGTCGATTACTTCTTTTTTCATAAATTCTCAACTCCAATACGTATGGTATGTAAGGTGCACCTCTCAAATCCATCAAGAGTATACCATATTTGCCAGCGCTCAAAAAAATAACCGCTCCCCGAAAACCAGGGGAACGGTCAGGCTATGGCCAAAATGAAACGTTGATTTATTCAAAAGCCGGCAGCGCGATCTCGGAATAGTTCTCCTCGAAGAATTTCTTCACTTCGGGGCTGGTCATCGCCTGGGCGAGCTTTTGAATCGGCTCGGAATCCACGTTATCCTTGCGGGCCACCAGCGTAATGGTGAAATCAGAGTCGTTGCCCTCGGTTACCAAGGCGTCCTTCTTAGGCGTCAGCCCCAACGGTTTGGCATAGGCAGGCGTCATGGCCACCATATCGACGTCGTCGAGGGTGCGGGCCAGCATCAGCAGATCCACCTCGGTGAACTTGTATTGATGCGGGTTCTCGACGATGTCGGCCTGCGTCGCTTGGATGCCGACGCCTTCCTTCAGCTTGATCAGACCGTTCTTCTCAAACATCACCAGGGATCGGCCGATGTTGGAAGGATCGTTGGGAATCGCTATCGTTGCGCCGTCCGGAAGCTCTTCGATGGTTTTGTATTTTTTGGAGTACGCGCCGAAAACGGCATTATAGATCGGCGTGACCGGAACCAGTTCCGACCCGTTGTTCGCATTGTACTCTTCCATGTACGGTACATGCTGGAAGAAATTCGCATCCACCTCTTTATGGGCAAGCGCATTGTTCGGCTGCACATTATCGGACAGAATCCGGATGTCCAGATTGATGCCCTCTTCCTTCAGCATCGGCTTCACCAGCTCAAGCACTTCAGTCATCGGCGGAATGAGCGTTGCGACCTTCAGTGTCACTTCTTCTTTCGCTTCGGGCGACGCGCTCTCCGGGGCTTCGTCCTTGGCTGGCTGCTGTCCGCAGCCCGCAAGCGCAAGCATGAGGATCAGCAGAAGCAGCGATAATTTCTTATTCATTTTAAGTTACCTCCAGGTAAAAAATAATCTGTGCAAGCATGTTCAAAACCGCAATTATACTTTTCTTTTGTCCAGCAGCCTGGAAGCCAGGTTCCCGCCGAACTGGATCGATTGTACCAGAATGATCATGATGATGATCGTAAACGTCATGATCTCTTCCTCGAATCGCTGGTACCCGTAGCGGATCGCGAAATCCCCGACGCCGCCCCCGCCCACGATCCCCATGACCGTGGAGTACGAAATAAAACTGATCGTGGAGGTTGTCAGTCCGAGCGCAAGACCCGACCTGGCCTCCACATACAGGAACTTGAATATCATCTGGATCGTGGAGGCCCCCATGGAAGAGGCGGCCTCCATCACTTCCTTCGGCACCTCCAGCAGGGATTGCTCAACCAATCTGGAGTAGTAGGCAACTGCTACGACGGATAGCGGCACGGCAGCGGCCACCGTGCCGAGCGATGTACCGACAATCCACCTTGTGACCGGAATCATGGCAACGACAAGCAGCAGAAACGGAAATGACCGTATAACGTTGACCAGAGCATTCAGAATGGAGAACAATAGCCGGTTCTCATACTGCTGTCCTTTTCGGCACAGAAATAGCAGTGTTCCGACCGGAAGACCCAGTATTATAGCGGCAGCAATCGAAATGCCCACCATAATGAACGTCTCGCCGATCGCCCGCCATATTTCATGCTGATACTGAAGGACATAGGCCAAATAATCGTTCACGTATTGAATGATGTCATTCATAGAAGCCCAGTCCCCCCGTTTCTTCAGCACCGTTAGTTGGAGTTCCGGTACCTCGAGGCACCTCTCCATCCTGTTGGCGATTACGGTACGTTCGGGTCAAACGGCCGTCCTCCATCACGGACACATGGTCGCAAATGCCGTTCACCACGTCCATTTCGTGCGAGACGATGACGATCGTAACCCCCAGCGTCCGGTTAATATGTCTTAACACATCCAGAATATCCGCCGTCGTCCGCGGATCCAGGGAAGACGTCGGCTCATCGCACAGCAAGACGGTCGGCGAATTGGCCAAAGCTCTGGCAATCGCTACCCGCTGCTTCTGGCCGCCGCTAAGCTGAGCAGGATATGACTTCGCTTTATCCTCCAGCCCGACAAAGCGCAGGACCTCCTGAACGCGCTCCGCACGGGCAGACTTCGGTACCTTTGCCAGCTCAAGCGGCAGGGACACGTTGCCCCATACCGTCCGGTTGCTGACCAGTTGGAACAGCTGAAAGATCATGCCGATGGACCTTCTTGCCTCCCGAAGCTCCCTGCCGCCAAGGGCGGTCAGCTCCCGTCCATTCACCGAGACTATGCCGGCGTCCGGTCTCTCCAGTACGTTCATGATGCGCAGCAGCGTCGATTTACCGGCTCCGCTGGCGCCGATGATGCCGTGTATGCTGCCCTCTTCAATATCGAGAGAGACGGCATCGATTGCCAGGTAACGGTCCGCGCCGTTGCCATAGCTTTTACTGACCTCTTGCAGCGAGATCATCCTAAAATCCCCCTCCTTGCCACATGAAGAAAGCCCGCGTGGCGATACCGCCTGCGAGCACATGATGCTGCAACAACAATTGAATCATACCATAATTTTAGACAAAATGTGACACCCCTTGCCCACTGCCAGAAAGTGCATGCTCTCAAGATAAATAAAGCTGATGTCCATACATGCCCGTTAAGCGTTCAACCGCCTTATCCAGCAAACCTTCCTCAAAACCCTCAAGGCCTTCGATGGCTTGAATTTTCTCCGCAGCCGGCATCTCCTTCTGAAGATGCAAACTCCAGTTCACGATCGCCTGCACCGCATCTTCATGCTCAAACTGGCCGTAATAGATATGCGCTTTGTACAGATAGCTTTCGGCATGCTCCGGCACCACCTTCAGCACCTCGTCAAATGCAGCCAATGCCGCATCTTCGTCCTGATCCTTGTAATAAATCTGCCCCAGCCTGAAATATGCCCCGGGGTGACCCGGCGAAAGCTCCAGCACTTGCAGCGTATCCTCCTTCGCGCGCGCGTAGTCTCCCATCGAATAATAAATTCCGCTTCGCAGGCTGTACAGGCTTCCCTGCCCCGGGTTCAAGCTGAGCCCCTGAGCGCAGTCCGCCAGTCCCCGCTCGAGCTGGCCGGTCTCCACGAAGCAAACGGCGCGGAATTCATAGAATCGCGGATTGGACGGATGCGCTTGAATCGCCTGGGAATACGCATCGATGGCAAGGTCCCACATGCCCATCTCCTTGTAAATATGACCGCTGGCCGCCAGGTACGTCGGGTGCTCCGAGAAGGCTTCCTCCTGCTTAACCGCTTCCTGCAGCTCCAGCAGCGCTTCCTCGTTGCGTCCTTGAAGATAGAGCACGTAGCTGAGCTTGTTGCGGATCTCGGTCCCGTCCTGGAGCGCGGCCGCTTCCTTCAAAGCCTGCTCCGCAGACGGCAGATCGTTCATCTCCATATAAATATCGGCACGCTGAACATAATTGGGCGCGTCATCATGCTCAAGCTTAAGCAGCTTGTCATTGATTGCCAGCGCCTCCTCCTGGCGACCCAGCCGGTAGTAGCAGTCGGCCATCCAGTAGCAAGCCAGCGGAGAATCCGGCTGTCTCGCATACAGCTTCGAAATCAGCTCGAAGGCTTCCTCTTCCCGGGCATCCTCGCGGTAGATACGGGCCAAATCGAAATAAGCGCGGTAATCGTCCGGTTCCGCCTCGATCGCCCACTCCAAATCGGCTTTGGCCGCAGCTTTGCTGCCGGACCGGTTCAAGACCTCCGCCCTCTTTAAGTAAAGTTCGTACGTATCCGGATACCGTTCAATGGCCTCCGACAGATAGTGCTCGGCCTGCCCCAAATCCCCCAGCTGCACGTACAGATCCGCCATGGGCTTCCGGAAGGAATACGCCTCGCGCGCTTGCCGCTGAAACGTCTGGAAGGCGCCATAGCTGTAGTTGGTGCTTCCCGCGAACAGCGCATATCCGCCATCCGCTTCCGCTTCATACCGGTCAACCAGCTGGATTCCCTCCTGTAGGACGCCCACGGCTTCCTGCACATGATCCATCAGATCCAGCGACACCGACAGCATGTAGTAATACATCGGAATGGCGCGCTCCGGCTTCTGGATGCTTAAACGAAAATAGCGCGCCGCTTCCGCCGGATTCCCGCTCTCGTAATAAGCCATGCCCAGTTCATAGTAGGTCGAAATTACCGTGCTGTCGTCCTCCCGCTTGATGCTTTCCTTCAGATCCCGGATCGCCTCGTCGTACTGGTTCAAATCCTTGTGCGCAATGCCCCGGGTATACCAATTCATATAATTGTCCGCATTCAATCGAATCGCTTCATCCAAATCCTCGATGGCCTCGCGCTCCCGGTTCAGCTCGCGTAGAATATGGGCGCGCCGCTCGTACGCGCGATGGCTGCCGCTCGTTTCGATCACGCGTCCCAGATAAGCCACGGCCTCATCCGAATAGCCGCTGTTGTGCAGCAGTTCCGCATAGTGCAGCTTGTCATTAAAACTTGTAATGGCGCTTTCGCCTTTTCTCATATATTTAAGGGCTTGCTCAAAATCCCGCTTCTTCCTGTAATGGTTCCCGATACGGAACCAGATCCGCTTCATCAACTTCATGGTGGCTCATCCTTTGTATGTAGATGTTATTCTTGGGTTTCTTGGGCTCCTATGATTAGAGCCGGGGCAGCTTTCGCCTTATCTCTATATTATACTTCCTCTATGTCCATTTGCACCCAAATTAAAGAGGAACCTCCTGCAGGCTCCTCTTTCGGTGTGTATCCTATTATATTGTATAAAGATACCAAAAATGTGCAATCCAAAATATTACTTCCGATTATTTAGTGAAATGCTCTTCCATTTTCCGCTAACTGGTTTTTCCGGCATGGTATGCGGCAATGCCTAGCGAAATTCCCCAGACCAGAAAAAGCGCATACCAGAAGTATCCCCACGCCGCCATGGGGCTTGC
Proteins encoded:
- a CDS encoding alpha-glucosidase/alpha-galactosidase, yielding MSKITFIGAGSTVFAKNVLGDCMQTPALQGFELALFDIDPVRLKDSENMLNNIKKTSDSTCVVKSYGDRKEALRGAKYVINAIQVGGYDPCTITDFEVPKKYGLRQTIADTVGIGGIFRNLRTIPVMLDFAADMREVCPNALFLNYTNPMAVLTNAMNTLGGVQTVGLCHSVQACIPHLFDNLGIDKEGVQAKIAGINHMAWLLEVTKDGVDLYPEIKKRAAEKQKEKHHDMVRLEMMLNFGYYITESSEHNAEYHPYFIKRNYPELIERFNIPLDEYPRRCVNQIEGWKAMREDLVNNQDLKHNRSHEYASYILEAIETNKPFKIGGNVMNTGLITNLPKEACVEVPCLVDASGVTPTYVGDLPPQCAALNRTNINTQLLTLEAAATGKKEHIYHAAMLDPHTAAELSMDDIKSLCDDLIEAHGDWLPKYQ
- a CDS encoding MetQ/NlpA family ABC transporter substrate-binding protein — translated: MNKKLSLLLLILMLALAGCGQQPAKDEAPESASPEAKEEVTLKVATLIPPMTEVLELVKPMLKEEGINLDIRILSDNVQPNNALAHKEVDANFFQHVPYMEEYNANNGSELVPVTPIYNAVFGAYSKKYKTIEELPDGATIAIPNDPSNIGRSLVMFEKNGLIKLKEGVGIQATQADIVENPHQYKFTEVDLLMLARTLDDVDMVAMTPAYAKPLGLTPKKDALVTEGNDSDFTITLVARKDNVDSEPIQKLAQAMTSPEVKKFFEENYSEIALPAFE
- the pepT gene encoding peptidase T — encoded protein: MKKEVIDRLITYAQMDTQSDENSHTCPSTPGQLTLGRLLVDELKGIGMQEVTMDENGYVMATLPANTDKPVPTIGFLAHIDTATDFTGAGVKPRIVEQYDGQDIFLNQAQNVILSPRDFPELSGYKGHTLVTTDGTTLLGADDKAGIAEIMTAMNYLIQHPELKHGKIRVAFTPDEEIGRGPHKFDVEAFGAKYAYTMDGGPLGELQYESFNAAAALVTCKGKNVHPGTAKGKMVNAAKIAMELNGMLPAEEVPEHTEGYEGFFHLTSIEGDVEVTELRYIIRDHDRELFEGRKAKLASIVEELQDKYGAERIVLQMKDQYYNMREKIEPVKEVVDIAQTAMEKLGIKPIIEPIRGGTDGSQLSYMGLPTPNIFTGGENYHGRYEYVSADNMVLAVQTIIEIVQLYEAQA
- a CDS encoding tetratricopeptide repeat protein; protein product: MKLMKRIWFRIGNHYRKKRDFEQALKYMRKGESAITSFNDKLHYAELLHNSGYSDEAVAYLGRVIETSGSHRAYERRAHILRELNREREAIEDLDEAIRLNADNYMNWYTRGIAHKDLNQYDEAIRDLKESIKREDDSTVISTYYELGMAYYESGNPAEAARYFRLSIQKPERAIPMYYYMLSVSLDLMDHVQEAVGVLQEGIQLVDRYEAEADGGYALFAGSTNYSYGAFQTFQRQAREAYSFRKPMADLYVQLGDLGQAEHYLSEAIERYPDTYELYLKRAEVLNRSGSKAAAKADLEWAIEAEPDDYRAYFDLARIYREDAREEEAFELISKLYARQPDSPLACYWMADCYYRLGRQEEALAINDKLLKLEHDDAPNYVQRADIYMEMNDLPSAEQALKEAAALQDGTEIRNKLSYVLYLQGRNEEALLELQEAVKQEEAFSEHPTYLAASGHIYKEMGMWDLAIDAYSQAIQAHPSNPRFYEFRAVCFVETGQLERGLADCAQGLSLNPGQGSLYSLRSGIYYSMGDYARAKEDTLQVLELSPGHPGAYFRLGQIYYKDQDEDAALAAFDEVLKVVPEHAESYLYKAHIYYGQFEHEDAVQAIVNWSLHLQKEMPAAEKIQAIEGLEGFEEGLLDKAVERLTGMYGHQLYLS
- a CDS encoding helix-turn-helix transcriptional regulator, whose translation is MSILPDHTLYTIGMNPSPGGHDLNILFSGEGTPVPRHKIGPIIHDYCLIHTVLTGQGVFECAGTVHHCRAGDTFVILPGVLFSYEADDRNPWHYNWVALQEKGTNLLLADMGVTPVRPIIRCTEETELNALAEMYRHLRLGFNQSDHPWLEDLQASGWLRLLLHKLAMLNREFLPSSSNDVPDIERGVRQTERWISTQYHQQLSIDQMAKALGYHRAHLSKMFKQHTGLSPMQYLMKVRIEKAKALMRSSFSIHEIASSVGFNDALYFSKQFRKWTGMTPSEYKYSLEKSSNKT
- a CDS encoding sensor histidine kinase, which encodes MIKDVLLQLLFALMPFVAYNIYYRKLTVNYSRNFIIVICSLCMLLSMTFASSVQSGLIFDVRYVIMFFGMLFGGFLTGAILLVEFLIYRLYIGGSGTIDAIIILIFTFPLSVLLSFLYHRSKHKLWIIFIAGISFSVLPLLVLYITKPDYIMNYFVFNILAMPVHNSLGIWLLVTLFNKSVSDKELYLRYIQNEKAEAVNHVAASLAHEVRNPLTTVLGFLQLIKSGTFPPEKTERFLEISMEEIRRTEQILSEYLSISKPHLPFQQRIELTAQIKSVVELMTSYANMSNVTLSTDSPQSNLYISGSPAELKQLLVNFIKNAIEACKDVDNGMVNITVYEETDQVAVEIKDNGIGMTPEQLSRLGSIYYSTKMSGTGLGLTFSYQAIRAMNGSVSVRSSPRSGTVFLITLPRAKLNP
- a CDS encoding methionine ABC transporter ATP-binding protein, which produces MISLQEVSKSYGNGADRYLAIDAVSLDIEEGSIHGIIGASGAGKSTLLRIMNVLERPDAGIVSVNGRELTALGGRELREARRSIGMIFQLFQLVSNRTVWGNVSLPLELAKVPKSARAERVQEVLRFVGLEDKAKSYPAQLSGGQKQRVAIARALANSPTVLLCDEPTSSLDPRTTADILDVLRHINRTLGVTIVIVSHEMDVVNGICDHVSVMEDGRLTRTYRNRQQDGEVPRGTGTPTNGAEETGGLGFYE
- a CDS encoding methionine ABC transporter permease encodes the protein MNDIIQYVNDYLAYVLQYQHEIWRAIGETFIMVGISIAAAIILGLPVGTLLFLCRKGQQYENRLLFSILNALVNVIRSFPFLLLVVAMIPVTRWIVGTSLGTVAAAVPLSVVAVAYYSRLVEQSLLEVPKEVMEAASSMGASTIQMIFKFLYVEARSGLALGLTTSTISFISYSTVMGIVGGGGVGDFAIRYGYQRFEEEIMTFTIIIMIILVQSIQFGGNLASRLLDKRKV